A part of Pectinatus sottacetonis genomic DNA contains:
- the infA gene encoding translation initiation factor IF-1, with protein MSKQDVIEVEGKVLEALPNAMFQVELENGHVVLAHVSGKIRMNFIRILPGDKVTIELTPYDLTRGRITYRFK; from the coding sequence ATGTCTAAACAAGATGTAATTGAAGTTGAAGGTAAAGTGCTTGAAGCATTACCAAACGCAATGTTTCAGGTAGAACTGGAAAACGGCCACGTCGTTTTAGCTCATGTGTCCGGTAAAATACGCATGAATTTTATACGTATACTTCCCGGGGATAAAGTTACAATAGAGCTTACGCCGTATGATCTTACGAGAGGCCGCATTACTTATAGATTTAAATAA
- the rpsD gene encoding 30S ribosomal protein S4, which yields MAIDRVPSLKRCRALGIEAAVVGLGKKSKRQVNRRTRKVSEYGMQLKEKQKAKFIYGVLEKQFRLYYDKAKKMQGVTGENLLILLERRLDNVVFRLGIASTRRQARQMVSHGHITVNGKRLDIPSAFVHANDVVGVKESSRSNELFKAIAESGNNLSVPAWLTAGELGGTVTRFPNRDEIDVPVDEQAIIELYSR from the coding sequence ATGGCAATTGATAGAGTACCATCGCTTAAAAGATGCCGCGCATTAGGCATTGAAGCTGCTGTTGTCGGTCTTGGCAAGAAATCTAAACGCCAGGTTAACCGCAGAACTCGTAAAGTAAGCGAATACGGTATGCAGCTTAAAGAAAAACAAAAGGCAAAATTTATTTATGGCGTATTGGAAAAACAATTTCGTCTTTATTATGATAAAGCAAAAAAAATGCAAGGTGTAACAGGGGAAAATCTTTTGATTTTACTGGAAAGACGTCTTGATAATGTAGTATTCCGTTTAGGAATTGCCAGTACCCGTCGTCAAGCTCGCCAGATGGTATCACATGGGCATATTACAGTCAATGGTAAACGTCTTGATATTCCTTCAGCATTTGTACATGCTAATGATGTTGTTGGTGTAAAAGAATCAAGCCGTTCCAATGAACTGTTTAAAGCTATTGCTGAATCAGGTAATAATTTAAGTGTTCCTGCATGGCTTACTGCTGGTGAATTAGGTGGTACGGTGACAAGGTTTCCTAATCGCGACGAAATTGATGTTCCGGTAGATGAACAGGCTATCATCGAATTGTACTCCAGATAA
- the rplQ gene encoding 50S ribosomal protein L17 has product MVYRKLGRNSSARRALFRSVLTALFQRERIETTEAKAKEISGLAEKMITLAKRGDLHARRQVIADLQDQAAAAKLFDEIAPAYNERQGGYTRILKLGPRRGDAAPMVILELVK; this is encoded by the coding sequence TTGGTTTATAGAAAGTTAGGTCGTAATAGTAGTGCACGTCGTGCTCTTTTTCGCAGTGTTTTGACAGCATTGTTCCAACGTGAACGCATTGAAACAACAGAAGCAAAGGCAAAAGAAATAAGCGGACTTGCTGAAAAAATGATCACTTTGGCTAAACGTGGTGATTTACACGCACGTCGTCAGGTCATTGCTGATTTGCAGGATCAGGCAGCAGCAGCAAAATTATTTGATGAAATAGCTCCTGCGTATAATGAGCGCCAGGGTGGATATACTCGTATTCTTAAACTAGGACCTCGTCGCGGTGATGCCGCTCCGATGGTTATCCTTGAATTAGTTAAATAA
- a CDS encoding L-2-amino-thiazoline-4-carboxylic acid hydrolase: MINNKTSIKGDPMADLQRSAIAHRAIWTGLTYVKAKETGKANEVEKIIREAIAQTGKMQGNEIKKQCTNPDSVKCFADTFLTGSTLKTFEVEFKVKNNDKMEMEFHHCPLLKGWQDAGIDDETCVKLCDMAMDGDRNIAKSMGYDFKLTDTIANGYPTCKIAFSKKK, from the coding sequence ATGATTAATAACAAAACTTCCATCAAGGGTGATCCAATGGCTGATTTACAAAGAAGCGCTATAGCTCACAGAGCTATTTGGACTGGTCTAACCTATGTAAAGGCCAAGGAAACTGGTAAAGCCAATGAAGTCGAAAAAATTATTCGCGAAGCAATTGCCCAAACTGGCAAAATGCAAGGTAATGAAATTAAAAAACAATGTACTAATCCTGATAGTGTAAAATGTTTTGCTGACACTTTTTTAACTGGAAGTACATTAAAAACTTTTGAAGTAGAATTCAAAGTAAAAAATAATGACAAAATGGAAATGGAATTTCATCATTGCCCATTACTAAAAGGCTGGCAAGATGCAGGTATCGATGATGAAACATGCGTAAAGCTTTGTGATATGGCTATGGATGGTGACAGAAATATTGCTAAATCTATGGGGTATGATTTTAAGTTAACTGATACTATTGCTAATGGATATCCAACATGCAAAATTGCTTTTTCCAAGAAAAAATAA
- a CDS encoding adenylate kinase, translating to MHILLMGPPGAGKGTQAAKLVEEFKIPHISTGDMFRAAVKNQTELGKKAKACMDQGKLVPDDVTIGIVKERLSQDDCQKGFILDGFPRTVEQAKALDKIVAELGLKLTGALNIDVPAKELIERAVGRRICKKCGETYHIRFKVPAKDGICDICGGELYQRADDSEETMKNRLAVYDEQTKPLIKYYKDAGIYKQVDGRQSMDKVYSDVVAVLRG from the coding sequence ATGCATATTTTGTTAATGGGGCCCCCTGGTGCGGGCAAAGGCACACAGGCGGCAAAATTGGTAGAAGAATTTAAAATCCCGCATATTTCTACAGGCGATATGTTTAGAGCCGCAGTTAAAAATCAGACGGAGCTTGGTAAAAAAGCTAAAGCTTGTATGGATCAAGGAAAACTTGTGCCGGATGATGTTACTATAGGTATTGTTAAGGAACGTTTATCACAGGATGATTGCCAGAAGGGATTTATTCTTGATGGGTTTCCCCGTACCGTTGAACAGGCAAAAGCACTTGATAAAATAGTAGCTGAATTAGGCTTAAAATTGACTGGAGCGCTTAATATAGATGTTCCGGCAAAAGAGCTTATAGAACGGGCTGTAGGACGGCGTATTTGTAAAAAATGTGGAGAAACTTATCATATAAGGTTTAAAGTACCAGCGAAAGACGGTATTTGTGATATTTGTGGCGGAGAGCTTTATCAGCGTGCTGATGACAGTGAAGAAACTATGAAAAACAGGTTAGCTGTTTATGATGAGCAGACAAAACCGCTTATCAAATATTATAAGGATGCAGGTATATATAAACAGGTTGACGGCAGACAGTCAATGGACAAGGTGTATAGTGATGTTGTGGCTGTATTACGCGGCTGA
- a CDS encoding YkvI family membrane protein — translation MNKDSISIKKLIILAGALSAYWIGSGFATGQEALQFFAVYGINGILGGIIFLIIMSAITYILYGRGQINKFKNPYDIFEYYCGKLLGQAYIWYSITLIYCIFVVMLAGGGATINQYFGMTTYVGTGIIGILALGTALLGVEKLIDIIGVIGPVKIVFLAIIGLFALKTLAGQPTLLLSKASLMPVLGFKAASSSWLWSATLYAFLALIVSIPFQINCGASANNLKEARISGIIGTLGFTIAIILLVIGEIVYNHLIVNQQVPTLAIARYISPVLGLLFSILIVVSIYSAVASFLLMVVRKFAVDKTKKFNIIATVLTFIGVFFGGIIPFDELVNILYPFAGYSAIVFVCFMTFKEVKLKITNKNY, via the coding sequence ATGAATAAGGACTCAATAAGTATTAAAAAACTCATTATCCTGGCAGGAGCCCTATCAGCTTACTGGATAGGTTCTGGTTTTGCCACCGGCCAGGAGGCACTACAGTTTTTTGCGGTGTATGGAATTAATGGCATTTTAGGTGGGATCATATTTCTTATTATAATGAGTGCTATAACTTATATTCTATATGGCAGAGGACAGATAAATAAATTTAAAAATCCCTATGATATTTTTGAATATTATTGTGGTAAATTGTTAGGACAAGCTTATATCTGGTATAGTATTACTTTAATTTATTGTATATTTGTTGTTATGTTAGCCGGTGGAGGTGCCACTATAAATCAGTATTTTGGTATGACCACATATGTTGGAACAGGTATAATAGGTATTTTAGCTTTAGGGACTGCTTTGCTAGGTGTAGAAAAGCTCATTGATATTATTGGAGTAATTGGTCCAGTAAAAATAGTATTTTTAGCGATAATAGGGCTGTTTGCCTTAAAAACACTGGCTGGACAACCAACACTTTTGCTTAGTAAAGCTTCTCTAATGCCTGTATTAGGTTTTAAAGCAGCCTCGTCAAGCTGGTTATGGTCTGCTACATTATATGCCTTTTTAGCACTTATCGTCAGTATTCCGTTTCAAATAAACTGCGGAGCATCGGCTAATAATTTAAAAGAAGCACGCATTTCTGGTATTATCGGAACCTTAGGTTTTACTATAGCAATTATTTTATTAGTAATAGGTGAAATAGTTTATAATCATCTTATAGTAAATCAGCAGGTTCCTACCTTGGCCATTGCCAGATATATATCACCTGTTTTGGGGTTATTATTTTCTATTCTGATAGTGGTATCGATCTATTCAGCAGTGGCTTCTTTTCTCTTAATGGTCGTCAGAAAATTTGCCGTTGACAAAACAAAAAAATTCAATATAATTGCCACTGTACTCACTTTCATCGGCGTATTTTTTGGCGGTATAATTCCTTTTGATGAATTAGTAAATATTCTTTATCCATTTGCCGGTTATTCCGCTATTGTGTTTGTCTGCTTCATGACATTTAAAGAAGTAAAATTAAAAATCACCAATAAGAATTATTAA
- a CDS encoding DNA-directed RNA polymerase subunit alpha — protein sequence MIEIEKPKIEIVEIGEDQKYGKFVCEPLERGYGTTLGNSLRRILLSSLMGAAITSIKIDGVLHEFSTIPGVRDDVTNIILNLKSLCLKMYNDEPHTISIDVTGEREVTAADIKTDADIEILNPDLHIATVDESGSLKMEMTVERGRGYVPSDKNKKPDQPIGVIPIDSIFSPIQRVNYTVSDTRVGNVTDYDKLTMEVWTNGSLRPEEAVSKSASILIAHFKLFQSMAGCSEEENESESTFMENEEDDVNKVMEMTIEDLDLSVRSFNCLKRAEINTVADLVQKSEEDMMKVRNLGRKSLDEVRNKLKELGLSLTHNDE from the coding sequence ATGATCGAAATCGAAAAGCCTAAAATAGAGATTGTGGAAATAGGTGAAGATCAAAAATATGGCAAGTTTGTCTGTGAACCACTTGAACGCGGGTATGGAACAACTTTAGGAAATTCACTGCGCCGTATACTTTTATCTTCATTGATGGGAGCTGCGATTACATCAATTAAAATTGATGGCGTACTTCATGAATTTTCTACAATACCGGGTGTGAGAGATGACGTTACTAATATTATTTTAAATTTGAAGTCGTTATGTCTCAAAATGTATAATGACGAACCACATACTATCAGTATTGATGTTACCGGAGAAAGAGAAGTTACTGCTGCGGACATTAAAACTGACGCTGACATTGAAATATTAAATCCCGATCTGCATATTGCAACTGTTGACGAAAGTGGCTCACTCAAAATGGAAATGACAGTTGAACGTGGTCGAGGTTATGTTCCTTCTGATAAGAATAAAAAGCCTGATCAGCCTATAGGTGTCATTCCTATCGACTCGATTTTTTCCCCGATACAAAGAGTAAATTATACTGTATCAGATACCCGTGTAGGAAATGTAACAGATTATGATAAGCTTACTATGGAAGTTTGGACTAATGGTTCATTAAGACCAGAAGAAGCTGTGAGTAAATCTGCCAGCATTTTAATAGCGCATTTCAAGCTTTTCCAGAGTATGGCAGGATGTTCTGAAGAAGAAAATGAATCTGAAAGCACTTTCATGGAAAATGAAGAAGACGATGTAAATAAAGTGATGGAAATGACAATTGAGGATCTCGATTTGTCAGTCCGTTCATTTAATTGTTTGAAACGTGCTGAAATAAATACAGTTGCTGATCTTGTTCAAAAATCTGAAGAAGATATGATGAAGGTCAGAAATTTAGGTAGAAAATCACTTGATGAAGTAAGGAATAAATTGAAAGAATTAGGACTTTCGCTTACTCACAATGACGAATAG
- a CDS encoding L-cysteine desulfidase family protein: protein MEKLQYDNYVKILKEDLLPAMGCTEPIAIAYAAAKAREILGHIPEKMILRCSGNIIKNVKGVVVPNSGGQKGVAAAAVLGAVAGKANLELQVISEVIPEQLRIANQLLRQKICKCVLEENEENLFIRAEVRYGNDTAAVEIRSKHNHIAKIEKNGIVLFEQSGLLTTSNSNKSSLSIKNILEFANNVKLSDIEDIIHRQIEYNSAISQEGLTHEWGAQVGRTLMAYNSNDIRIRAKAAAAAGSDARMNGCALPVVINSGSGNQGITCTMPVLVYATEMGSNEECLYRALVLANLLSIHQKRFIGNLSAYCGAVSAGASAACGIAYLNGAGEDMIGKTLINALGNVAGIVCDGAKDSCAAKIASAIDAGIMGYELAKRGLSFPFGEGLMETDYEKTIQNISRVGKNGMKSTDIEILNIMIGN, encoded by the coding sequence ATGGAAAAACTGCAATATGATAACTATGTAAAAATACTTAAAGAAGATCTTCTCCCTGCCATGGGATGCACAGAACCAATTGCCATAGCATATGCTGCTGCTAAAGCTAGAGAAATCCTTGGACATATTCCAGAAAAAATGATATTGCGGTGCAGTGGTAATATTATAAAAAACGTAAAAGGAGTAGTTGTTCCAAATTCTGGCGGTCAAAAAGGTGTTGCTGCAGCTGCTGTCCTTGGTGCTGTAGCCGGTAAAGCTAATTTAGAACTACAAGTTATCAGTGAAGTCATTCCTGAACAATTAAGGATCGCCAACCAATTACTAAGGCAAAAAATATGTAAATGTGTACTAGAGGAAAATGAAGAAAATCTTTTTATCCGTGCTGAAGTAAGATATGGGAATGATACCGCAGCTGTTGAAATAAGAAGCAAACATAATCACATTGCTAAAATAGAAAAAAATGGTATCGTGTTATTTGAACAATCTGGACTCCTTACCACATCAAATAGTAACAAATCAAGCTTAAGTATAAAAAATATCCTTGAATTTGCCAACAATGTAAAACTATCTGATATCGAGGACATTATACACCGACAGATCGAATATAACAGTGCTATTTCCCAGGAAGGTCTTACTCACGAATGGGGGGCACAAGTAGGCCGTACATTAATGGCTTATAACAGCAATGACATTCGTATAAGGGCCAAAGCTGCCGCCGCTGCTGGCTCAGACGCGCGTATGAATGGCTGTGCCCTTCCTGTAGTAATAAATTCCGGCAGTGGTAATCAAGGCATAACATGCACAATGCCGGTACTTGTATATGCTACGGAGATGGGCAGTAATGAAGAATGCCTATATCGAGCATTAGTTCTCGCTAATCTGTTATCTATACATCAAAAAAGATTTATTGGTAACTTATCTGCATATTGTGGTGCTGTTTCGGCTGGAGCCTCAGCTGCCTGCGGTATTGCTTATTTAAACGGTGCCGGTGAAGATATGATCGGCAAAACTCTTATCAATGCACTTGGTAATGTAGCTGGTATAGTCTGCGACGGAGCCAAGGATTCGTGTGCTGCTAAAATCGCTAGTGCCATAGATGCTGGAATAATGGGCTATGAGCTTGCCAAACGCGGACTTTCCTTCCCGTTCGGTGAAGGTCTTATGGAAACAGATTATGAAAAAACCATACAAAACATTAGTCGGGTAGGAAAAAATGGTATGAAATCAACTGATATTGAAATTCTTAATATTATGATAGGTAACTGA
- the rpsM gene encoding 30S ribosomal protein S13, protein MARIAGVDLPRDKRMEIALTYIFGIGLKSSRDILAATGINPDTRSRDLTEDEVAKLREAIEKNYVVEGDLRREVSLNIKRLVEIGCYRGRRHRFGLPVRGQNTKNNARTRKGPKKTIMGKKKEV, encoded by the coding sequence ATGGCACGTATTGCCGGCGTAGATTTACCACGCGATAAACGAATGGAAATCGCTTTAACATATATTTTTGGTATTGGTTTGAAATCTTCCCGTGACATTTTAGCCGCGACAGGAATCAATCCAGATACACGTTCTCGTGATTTAACAGAAGATGAAGTTGCAAAATTGCGTGAGGCTATTGAAAAAAATTATGTAGTTGAAGGTGACCTTCGTCGTGAAGTATCGCTCAATATTAAACGTTTAGTAGAAATTGGCTGCTATCGTGGCAGACGTCATCGCTTTGGATTGCCCGTACGCGGACAAAATACTAAAAACAATGCACGTACAAGAAAAGGTCCTAAGAAAACTATTATGGGTAAGAAAAAAGAAGTATAA
- the rpsK gene encoding 30S ribosomal protein S11 — MPAGKSRTKKRERKNIEYGIAHIRSTFNNTIVTIADKNGNALSWASAGGLGFRGSRKSTPFAAQMAAEVAAKAAMEHGLKQVEVYVKGPGAGREAAIRSLQATGLEVNMIKDVTPIPHNGCRPPKRRRV; from the coding sequence TTGCCAGCAGGTAAATCTCGCACAAAAAAAAGAGAACGTAAAAATATCGAATATGGAATCGCCCATATTCGTTCAACTTTTAATAATACAATCGTAACTATTGCTGATAAAAATGGTAATGCACTTTCCTGGGCAAGTGCTGGTGGACTCGGATTCAGAGGATCACGTAAAAGCACACCTTTTGCTGCACAGATGGCAGCAGAAGTTGCAGCAAAGGCAGCAATGGAACATGGCTTAAAACAGGTAGAAGTATACGTAAAAGGGCCTGGTGCAGGACGTGAAGCAGCTATCCGTTCACTCCAGGCTACGGGACTTGAAGTAAATATGATTAAGGATGTAACCCCCATTCCGCATAATGGCTGTCGTCCACCAAAACGTAGAAGAGTATAA
- a CDS encoding tartrate dehydrogenase, translated as MKEYNIAVIAGDGIGTEVTAEGIKVLKIIEELDKDIQFSFTYFPWGCEYYKKTGKIMDDDGLEKLRNYDAVYLGAVGAPEVPDYISLRDLLIKIRQGFDQYVNLRPVKLLRGAPCPLIGKSQADIDMIVVRENSEGEYAGAGDWLYKDKPEEVVLQTSVFSRKGTERIIRYAYELARREHKSITSVSKGNALNYSMVFWDKIFAEVGKEYTDVKQYSYLVDAAAMFFVKDPARFEVVVTSNLFGDILTDLGAAIAGGMGLAAGANINPEKEYPSMFEPIHGSAPDIAGKSIANPMAAIWSAAQMMEFFGEKKWSNKMIMAIEKVLTDKKVLSIDFAGTATTKEVGEEIGKQLRKIYTI; from the coding sequence ATGAAAGAATATAACATAGCGGTCATAGCTGGTGATGGAATAGGAACAGAGGTAACAGCTGAGGGAATAAAAGTATTAAAAATAATTGAAGAATTAGATAAAGATATACAGTTTTCTTTTACTTATTTTCCCTGGGGGTGTGAGTATTATAAAAAAACAGGTAAGATTATGGATGATGATGGATTGGAAAAACTGCGAAATTATGATGCTGTATATTTAGGGGCTGTAGGAGCTCCGGAGGTACCTGATTATATATCATTACGGGATTTGTTGATAAAAATCAGACAGGGTTTTGACCAGTATGTGAATTTACGACCAGTAAAATTATTACGGGGAGCTCCATGTCCTTTGATTGGAAAAAGCCAGGCTGATATAGATATGATTGTTGTGCGGGAAAATTCCGAAGGTGAATATGCAGGAGCAGGTGATTGGCTTTATAAAGATAAACCAGAAGAAGTTGTTTTACAGACAAGTGTGTTTTCTCGTAAGGGAACGGAAAGGATAATACGTTATGCTTATGAACTGGCGCGCAGAGAGCATAAAAGTATTACTAGTGTAAGTAAAGGTAATGCACTAAATTATTCAATGGTGTTTTGGGATAAGATATTTGCCGAAGTGGGAAAAGAATATACTGATGTCAAACAGTATAGTTATTTAGTAGATGCGGCAGCAATGTTTTTTGTGAAAGATCCAGCCCGTTTTGAAGTAGTAGTGACATCAAATTTATTTGGGGATATTTTGACTGATTTGGGAGCAGCAATTGCTGGAGGAATGGGGCTGGCTGCTGGTGCTAACATTAACCCAGAAAAAGAATATCCGTCAATGTTTGAGCCTATTCATGGTTCAGCACCGGATATTGCCGGTAAAAGTATAGCTAACCCGATGGCTGCTATCTGGTCGGCAGCACAAATGATGGAATTCTTTGGCGAGAAAAAGTGGAGTAATAAAATGATAATGGCTATTGAAAAAGTTTTGACAGACAAGAAAGTATTATCAATAGATTTTGCTGGAACAGCAACAACTAAGGAAGTAGGTGAAGAGATAGGAAAACAGCTAAGGAAAATATATACCATTTAA
- the sufU gene encoding Fe-S cluster assembly sulfur transfer protein SufU gives MALNNIYNDILMDHNMHPDHKHKLTAASDYKVAINPQCSEDEVLIKKGINPSCGDEIVLEINVENNIIKDAAFNGQGCAVSQASTDIMAELVIGKSVEEALALTDLFIKMVRGEETDEKKLEQLDEAVALKDVAHMPARVKCAVLAWHTLSEMLKERQNK, from the coding sequence ATGGCGCTCAATAACATTTATAATGATATTCTTATGGACCATAATATGCATCCCGACCACAAGCATAAGCTGACTGCTGCCAGTGATTACAAAGTTGCCATTAATCCCCAATGCAGCGAAGATGAAGTTTTAATAAAAAAGGGGATAAATCCCAGCTGCGGTGATGAAATAGTATTAGAAATAAATGTAGAAAACAATATAATAAAAGATGCTGCCTTTAACGGACAGGGATGTGCTGTATCTCAGGCTTCTACGGACATTATGGCTGAACTTGTAATTGGTAAAAGTGTAGAAGAAGCATTAGCACTCACTGATCTGTTTATCAAAATGGTCCGTGGTGAAGAAACTGATGAAAAAAAACTGGAACAGCTTGATGAAGCTGTTGCCTTAAAAGATGTTGCCCACATGCCCGCCCGTGTAAAATGTGCCGTCCTCGCCTGGCATACCCTAAGTGAAATGCTTAAAGAAAGACAAAACAAATAA
- a CDS encoding GntR family transcriptional regulator — MNKNLSTLKAQIYNDLFSDIISGKYKINTILTEKFLMEKYNVSRAPIREALTQLTATAILSSIPRQGYKIVEPSPKQMRDIVKFRTALEPAFLEMYYSCIADKSIGELKQICYLYDKSPATDFMTRWQYNCEFHLKLFSNYNNNYSYSLLNDALSIQTMFFVQTKHYASNSLHLAVLDYIEKKEINIAINILKADIGDFLLNTTAPSE, encoded by the coding sequence ATGAATAAAAATTTAAGTACGCTAAAAGCACAAATTTATAATGATCTTTTTTCTGATATTATCAGTGGTAAATATAAAATAAATACTATTTTAACAGAAAAATTCTTAATGGAAAAATATAATGTTAGTAGGGCACCTATTAGAGAAGCACTAACCCAATTAACAGCTACAGCTATTTTATCGAGTATACCACGGCAGGGTTATAAGATAGTCGAGCCAAGTCCTAAGCAAATGCGTGATATAGTTAAATTCCGTACTGCTTTAGAACCAGCTTTTCTAGAAATGTATTATTCGTGCATAGCAGATAAATCAATAGGAGAACTGAAGCAAATTTGTTATTTATATGATAAGTCTCCGGCAACTGATTTTATGACGCGCTGGCAATATAATTGTGAATTTCATTTAAAGCTATTTTCTAACTATAATAATAATTATTCTTATTCCTTGTTGAATGATGCATTATCAATACAAACAATGTTTTTTGTTCAAACAAAACACTATGCATCTAATAGCTTACATCTTGCTGTGCTGGATTATATTGAAAAGAAGGAAATAAATATTGCTATAAATATTTTAAAGGCAGATATAGGCGATTTTCTTTTAAATACGACAGCTCCATCAGAATAA
- the rpmJ gene encoding 50S ribosomal protein L36, which produces MKVRPSVKRICEKCKIIKRKGRVMVICENPKHKQKQG; this is translated from the coding sequence ATGAAAGTACGACCATCAGTGAAACGTATTTGTGAAAAATGTAAAATAATTAAACGTAAGGGCCGGGTAATGGTCATTTGCGAAAACCCTAAACATAAACAAAAACAAGGATAA
- a CDS encoding SufS family cysteine desulfurase: MNQYKNYFPIMRHNKNLAYLDNAATTQKPDMVIDAIADYYKQKNANPLRGLYELSQKATDAYENARKKIAAFINAPKEQEIIYTRNASESLNIIAYCLSDLLLKPDDEILISIMEHHSNMIPWQQAAKRHNAKLIYLYPDKNGCITTDELKSKLSAKTKILSLTHVSNVLGTMQNIKELIAIAHSNNTVVSVDGAQAIPHAKIDVDKLDCDFYSFSGHKMYAPMGIGILYGKQTYLEKMPPFLTGGEMIDYVDEQTATFAELPYKFEAGTQNVGGAVGLAAAIDFMQSISYDTIIKRETALSESAGNQLSRLPYVTIYGDKDYTKHHGVIAFNIEGVHPHDVASLMDAGDVAIRGGHHCAQPLMRYLKCNFCCRASMAFYNDEEDINKLVERVKYIRSYFHGAQ; the protein is encoded by the coding sequence ATGAATCAATATAAAAACTATTTTCCTATAATGCGCCATAACAAAAATTTAGCTTATCTGGATAATGCCGCTACTACCCAAAAGCCTGATATGGTCATAGATGCCATTGCTGATTACTATAAACAGAAAAATGCCAATCCACTACGCGGACTATATGAACTTTCGCAAAAAGCTACTGATGCCTATGAAAATGCCCGCAAGAAAATCGCGGCTTTTATCAATGCCCCCAAAGAACAGGAAATTATTTATACGCGGAACGCCTCCGAATCTCTTAATATTATTGCTTATTGTTTATCTGATCTGTTACTTAAGCCTGATGATGAAATCCTCATCTCAATCATGGAACACCACAGTAACATGATCCCATGGCAGCAGGCTGCTAAACGGCATAACGCAAAATTGATATATCTTTATCCTGATAAAAATGGCTGCATTACTACTGATGAACTAAAAAGCAAATTATCCGCTAAAACCAAAATTTTATCCTTGACTCACGTTTCCAATGTACTTGGAACAATGCAAAACATAAAAGAACTAATAGCTATCGCTCACAGCAACAATACTGTTGTTTCCGTTGATGGTGCGCAGGCAATACCTCATGCTAAAATTGATGTAGATAAACTTGATTGTGATTTTTACTCTTTTTCCGGCCACAAAATGTATGCGCCAATGGGTATCGGTATTTTATATGGCAAACAAACTTACTTAGAAAAAATGCCACCATTTTTAACCGGCGGTGAAATGATCGACTATGTAGATGAACAAACAGCTACATTCGCCGAGCTACCTTATAAATTTGAGGCAGGTACCCAAAACGTAGGTGGTGCTGTAGGATTAGCTGCTGCCATAGATTTTATGCAGTCTATTAGTTATGATACAATTATAAAGCGTGAAACAGCTTTAAGTGAATCAGCCGGAAACCAGCTAAGCAGACTTCCATACGTTACTATCTATGGTGACAAAGACTACACTAAACATCATGGCGTCATCGCTTTTAATATTGAAGGTGTACACCCCCACGATGTTGCCTCACTAATGGACGCCGGAGATGTTGCTATCCGTGGTGGCCATCATTGTGCCCAGCCACTTATGCGCTACTTAAAATGCAATTTCTGCTGCCGAGCCAGCATGGCTTTTTATAATGATGAAGAAGATATTAACAAACTCGTTGAACGGGTAAAATATATAAGGAGTTATTTTCATGGCGCTCAATAA